In a single window of the Gemmatimonadota bacterium genome:
- a CDS encoding cobalamin B12-binding domain-containing protein — protein sequence MAEKSPGRPIRVIVAKVGLDGHDRGVRVVARALQDAGMEVIYLGLRQTPGSVAEAALQEDADVVGVSLLSAAHMTILPRVQKELADRGLGHVLLTGGGVIPEEDMAALADRGVGRLFGPGTPLTEFVEYMEEEVAARRAKAGEAP from the coding sequence ATGGCCGAGAAATCCCCCGGTCGACCCATTCGCGTGATCGTGGCGAAGGTGGGCCTGGACGGACACGACCGAGGAGTGCGCGTGGTGGCCCGGGCGCTTCAGGATGCCGGGATGGAAGTGATCTACCTGGGGCTTCGGCAAACACCGGGAAGCGTCGCGGAGGCCGCCCTGCAGGAGGACGCGGATGTGGTCGGCGTGAGCCTGTTGTCCGCCGCGCACATGACGATCCTCCCACGCGTGCAGAAGGAGCTTGCGGACCGGGGTCTGGGACATGTGCTCCTGACCGGCGGAGGCGTCATTCCGGAGGAGGACATGGCGGCCCTGGCAGACAGGGGCGTCGGGCGACTCTTTGGCCCGGGGACGCCGCTCACGGAGTTTGTGGAGTACATGGAGGAGGAAGTGGCGGCGCGCAGGGCGAAGGCCGGAGAGGCGCCTTGA